The sequence ctctctatctttctacTGTATCCACTCCAGGCTTTTGTATTACTTGCATATATTGGAAACATTTAGGTTTACTCATCTACCTCATTTGCCTAGTCGCTCTTCCCAGATCATTAAAGAGCCACACCAGATGCTCCTTAGTGGAGCGTTTGGTGTGCTTTAAAAACACTGCACTGACAATCAGTCTTTGTCTGGCTTTGAATGTTGTAATACTTACACTGGCTCTAACCCTGACTCGTGGTCTTATGGTTTCCTGGATGTTATTTGTGTCTCAGATTGGACTTCAGATAAGTGTTTTCAACAAGTGCTGTTTATATTGAAAAAGAGACTTTCCTTGTTTGATTCCTGACTGTTATTTCTTGATTTTCCTACAATATTCACTCCGCAACTTCAAAGTTATATTTTGGAGCCACTACGTTTATTCCTACCTGCACTGAGAAACATGTTATGTTCAGTTCTCCATTTCAGTTGTGGGCAAAGAGACTGAGTTTATACCTAGCCTGAGTATGCATTTCTGTTTGAGTTTCATTCCTCGTTTGAGATTTTCGTTATCCCTTCTTCTGAAGAAATGTGATTCTTACCTGCCCTGAGTTGAGTTCCATTCTAAATCCAAGGATTTGTTGATGATACTAGCCAGTGAATACTTACCTGTCATGGGTTTTGGTTTGTCTTCACCCACTGATCCCTGAAATTAACTTGATGGCTGTTATGGATGAATACGGAGTTTACTTTTGAGAATCTCCTGTGGTCATGCCTATGTTAAACTTATGAACTATTCTAAAGACCGTATCCTGTTTGCCCAGTTGTCCTGCACTCTTTGAATAAAGCTTCTGCACCTGGGTTCATCCTAATCTTCTCTCTGTAGTATCATTACAGCTTGATAGTATTTTTCCATCCTTTTTGCTACTTtttataagtaataaaaataaggTCCTTAAACCAGTCCTTTTGACATTACTGACTGCTACTTTATCACTGCTTTGagacattatgaaataattattccTGTGCCACTGCTGAATCTGACAGTGATGCCATCCAGTGAGTCCGGAAGCCATCTGAATATTTTCTATTGTTTGAGAGATTTCAATGTGACttcaaaatacatgtttttacagGCCTTCAAGTGCCTTTTTATATGTAGTCTCCTAGTATATTTGCCGTAGTTTCCCGTTTGGGTCTGCTAATTTGTCACCCTTTAATCCAGTATTACTTGCAGTAAACCATTTAAAAGAAGAATAGTAGCTTATCTCTCTTTGTTATATAACATGACTGAAAAATTAGATCTATTTTACTTATCAACACAAAAGCTTGTTCGtgtaatgttaatatatatagtaatgtatattttgtataaatggTATATTGCGAGTATATTTTTGTACAAATGGTAATTGTATATAATGTTAAAAGTTACTACGTTGGCCACAAGGGGGCGCGTTTGCTACACAAGTTGTTACATGAGAAGCCTACTTAGGGGTGGCTGATAACCTCATGTTGATGGATTTAATTACACTACTGCAATTGAGGTAGAAATGTATGTTTTGCTTATGTTTACTCTCATTTGTTTGGTCTCATttcgaaaaaaaaaacaaaacagatgttTTCACAAAATAGCAGTGGATGCCCAGCAAACACTGTAAAGGATTGTGTAATGTaatagagagtgagtgagtgatgcaAGCAAAATGGTGTTAGAATAGCCTTTCTAGGTGAGTAATGAAAAAAGTGCGTCTGATATTGGCTTCAATCTAATAATATGATaggatatactgtacagtaatacTACAATGATTCATACTGATGTAAAGCTCCCTTTGTTATCTTTTGGGAGATCAAAAGGATATTGCAGTCATGTGTGATTAAATGATCACAATAACGCAATAGAGCCGAGATTGCTTCTATTTAGTTCAGAATCTTGGCAGAACACACCCATTTGTGTAGAGTGTACTTTTTTGTGtggttgtttttgtgtgtgcatatttttccatatcTGATGGACACATTTGGACACAGCAGTAGGAAAATTATCAAGCTTGGTCCAAAATCGGGCTGGGTTAAATTATTACTTGGCCTAACCTCCAGGTGATCTACTTTAACCAGTTTTTGTTTGAATGATTTGTCAGTATTACTTGAAGAATTATTACTTGCTTTAGAGGGGATATAGATGCACATGTGTGCAACATCTGGAATGTTCTAGAATTAATAAGTTCTAAGAACAATGTAATGTGACATTTAACTTTGCAGCCTATCACGTATATCTGTGGGCAGGTGTCTTAGGGCAGCCCTAAACATTACAGGGAACTCAACTGACAGCAATTATGTGgactgtctgtcattctgtcaaaTTAGCCATTACGTTAATTATAGCCCTACTGAAAGTCACATTGTGTTCAGGAATCAAAATATATGTAGCAAGACAGCTAGCACAAGGCAGGCAGTCAGTCCTTGAAAAACAAAAgagcaagtcaagtcaaatttatttaacACTTTTCACCACAGGCATTGTTTCAAACATGAAATTTTTtgtggttaaaattagtaaactaattaAGTGTTGTGCACtgataaaattattaattgcttcagcaaatattgctaattaaaataaacagatttgacTGAAAACGAAATGCTGTCAACTTTCCTTAATTATATGCTATATGTGTGACACAAGATATTGAGATTATGctgtattcataataataaagaaactttgataattattttgagtgaagCAACAATAGTCAGAAGTTTAGTAAATCCAGCCTAAGTTTTTAATATTCCATGGGAAACCATGTGATGCAGAATGTGATTGATTTTAAGCGAGTTTATTTTGGGCTGGCTGCCATTTTGGTTGAGGAGATCTCGTTGTGGACAACACAAAGTTTTAGCCAAAAAGTTCAAAgataaatttctttaaaaaaaaagttttgtttttgttgttgttgttatcaaTTTTCGGTGTATTCAAGTTTCTATTCGCTTAAAGAAGTTATGTTAACTTGCGTTACATTTCGTTTgaaaatctacagtatattaaacgTTTGTCTGCATGAGGCTAaaatgcatacctgtcaacactcccgtttttcccgggtttCTCACGTTTTTTAGCCCTAAATCCCGGACCCCTCCcggtttgttatttctcccgggaagcTCCCGTAATTTGCATGGCCCAAATTCCTTTATGAATAATcgccgattattattattaatcggaCCAATATGTTTGTCTAATGTTGATCAGTTGCCAgattgtattaaatgcattatattcacaCAATCCACACACCATTTACAATTTCAACCTATTTgtcacctcaacctggcaacctagtaTAACCCAGTTGCGCAGTCGCGGAAAGTTTAACCCGAAAGCGAGCCGATAGACATGATGGCAGGAGGCGGTGTCCCCGCAAAGAAACTGAAGTACAATTGTAAATTTCAACAATGTTGGACGCAACAATGTACGTGCATCTTACCCAGTCAATATAGACAACCTCCACGCTTTTTGTCGGGTATGTTGCATTGATTTTAATGTAGGCCACGGCGGGAAAAATGACATTAGCCAGCACATTAAAACACAGCGGCACCATCGCGCAGAAACTCcacaaacaactataattgtTTTCCTACTCCAATTTAATATGTTTAAAGCAAAAATCAAATTGTACATCTTGATGTTTGCATTATCTGGTTGATAACATTTCCTGAGTGTTTTTATTCAGCTTCATCAATTGCATCTACAGTTTTAATGCTAAATGTTCTTTCTCCCTAAAGCTAATTAATGAACCGTCTGAGCGTTCAGGTAATGCTTTAAAATTGCACCTCAGTTTGTGTTTGAGACCACATGAATAAATACACACATCAATATCATGTGAAGCATACATTTCGGTCTATATAATGAGTTTCACTGTTGTGGTTGCCGCTTGCGTTAAGCTACATTGAGGTTGTCAATGACAATAGTATTAACACCAGCATTTATATCATCAtacatattattttttgttatttaattaatCTATGTTAGATTGTACATttgtgaacaacaataaaaatcttTGACATTCACCAGTTGTCTGTTATTTCTTAAGGTCATTTTATTTGAAGTTAATTGAAAGTAAATGAACAGAACCTAGAAGTTGAAGCTGCTAATTGCACTTACAATTGAGTTAAATGAGCTTAAAATGCATAGTTGGGTCAACAGAGACTCTTAgggttaaaaaaaacttaaatgtagTAGCTGGCATGGGATAGTATTTTAAGTAAACACGTTTGAATGGAAGCTCATTAATTTGTCCATAACAGCTACGTTTTTTATGTAACATTGCTTAAAATTCCTAGTGGAATTTGCTTAAAAATGGGATGTAAAAATGATGCactatatttttaagcaaatccagCACGTAATAGTGTTAAAGTCCTAGAAGTCATCCCGAATTAACGAAGGAAatacacatagatgcattgtcctttgatgTTGACTGATGAAAGCTTTTGCTAGTGGttaattatttttctatgtagtttaagagtgttgtccctcctttgaccaagttgatatagGTATCATTCAATAAGGAGTATCACAGTCTGActggaagcttatggcaggtCACTTTGGTGGTAAAGAGCAGTGTTTATTAGATATCATTCATGGGTGGAGCCCAAAAGCTGTAAGATTTTTAATGGAGTACAAACCTGTCCAGCAAGCAAATGATCAATTTCACAGTAGTACATTTCCAGCAAAGTAGAACAAAGGGCAGGTGAATTCATTACCATTGTAGAgatatttgaaacatttaattttgtttttattatatatgtactgtagaactcatcatttactgtacatttccaCAATGCAAACATCATAGTTATCATAACTGTACATGATTAGTTGACAACTTCATGCTATTATGTTTCTCGAGGCATTGCAAGACTTTGATGATGAAATAAACAGACTTAACACTGACGTTTTCCGCATACAGACTGGCATGATAGATCCCTGTTAACCCCACAGTAAAAGCAGTGGAATAAACTTGTAAGGAGTCTTACATAGTCTAAAATAATCCCCAATGGCAATACGATTCGTACAACAatacttcttaaaaaaaaaatattaaggagataaaataaagcaaaaatgtgtACTAGTACATGTGGCAAATTCCAGAGACCTTGAATTCTATCCTTCACACAAAACatcatcaaacttttaaagtccATTGCTTGCATCAATTTGCCTGCAGGTCTATGCCAAAATACAAAATATCCAAAGTTCTGTCCTGGTGTGTGTATCAAGTCTCAAACAGATAGTAAAATATTGTCTGCCAAAGAGATTCCTTAGCTTCATCAAAATGATCTAGTAATTTATGTTGTTGTCAGCATCCACTATTTTATACATGCAATGATCAAAACAATGGaatgcaataaaagtaaattGACTAGCTGAGCTCATGCAGAGGTGCAACTGTCGGCCCAACATCTGGAAATCCAAGTGAATGCGCTGTTTTACAAGAGATGTGATTCTCCTTGAAGTCTGGATGGGCTGTTGGCAACAATTTGGCAGTGCTAATGAATCGTAAAATGGTTGCTCTGAATCATCAGCAATAACATGTACCTTgaacatttttatatgttttagctAGAGGGTCTTTCTCCATGATTTCTCAGATTTATTCAGCTGCACTCCTCGCAGCTGCACGCAAGGATATAACGGTAAGTAGCAGTTATCCGTGTACCGCCCAAGCATCGCAGACGTACTGCCTTTAGTTTAGAGGTGTGTGGACGGCAGCAGAAACACGTGCTTTTGAAAGGCTGCTTCAGGACAGAACTGAAAGAGATCAGTGGGTCCGAGCGAGACGTGTGGCTGCAGTGACCCTCACATCGAGCCAGGAGAACCATCTgtaaagtaaaaacatttattagttccattatttgtttttgtttggttgcCCTGAAATATTTCCTGTGCCACAATTTAAAGTATTAGGGAGAGTTTTCTTCATGTAGACATTCTACAGCTTCTCAATTGAAGATATTTATTTAGGAATTTTACATTTAGCCCTTATCTGGTCAAATGACATAAAATTGTCATCCTCAAACATATCTTCAATAAAGATAATTCCAGCCCATGTCTTCAAATAAAGAGTTTTTTTGCCCACCTTTAATAGTTTGTTATGCCAAAGTGATAATTCACTTTAAAAGCTGACAGGCTTTGACCCTGTGACCTGGTGTGATACACTCAATTTCCCTCGCAAAAGCCAACAATTAATTCCTAAATGGGATTTCTCCCCCTGTTTGTGATATAAAAGCCTGAATGTGCAAAGGTTCCATAAGATCCCTTTCAATTGAGACCCATCCTGGAGCTTGGTCTTCTGCAGTATATATTGTATAACAGCTAGTTAAGAGAAAAAACATAGTGGTACCAGTACACTCTTGGCAGACCCGAGACCCTCATCCTCATTAGCAGCACATAATTTTGTTCTATTAAATGTTGCCTgcccaaagaaaataatttacagCCTTATTAAACCATGTTAGTAGTGGGGAAGGGAAACTCTTGAGGTAAGAGATATATCACAGAGTTGATTTGTGGGACCGTTATCATTTTTAAGATAATTATTTTTCCCAACAAAGATAAGCCCAGTTTAGTCCAGTTTTGTAAAGTGCACTCAATTATCCATATGAGGGGGAGGATATTTTCTGTCATTATGTTTTTTAGACTTGGGGTAATCTTGATACTCAAATATGCTAGACCTGAAGGAAGCCATTTAAACTGCCAATTTTTCCTAATAGCTGGTGGGCATACCACCAACAAAGGCATTTGTTGGCATCGATGATAATATATGAGGAACCGCTGTATCTGGGTTTGTGGTTAATAACAAAATGTCATCTGCATACAGCAGTAGTATATGTTCTGTTTTTCATGCCTGGATGCCCTTAATGTTCAAATTATTTCTGATGGCAGCCGTTAAAGTCTCTAGTGCTATTAGTTCCATTGTTTATGCAAAATGTTGTTTAAGCAGACATTGGTTAGCTCTTTAAGGACAGATTGATTGATTCCTTAAAGAATGAAATAGCCAACCTTGTTAACTTCAAACCAATCGTATAACAATGAAACCAGggacaaaaaatgtaatgttttacatTTCAGTTCATCCTGAGCAGAATCTGTAACTGgttagaatgaaataaaagaatggttagtacagttttaatattttttattacagtaCTCTTtgctaagggtgggtgatatataccagttgcagtgttgccagatctggCAAGAGAAACAAGGGACATAGTCTGgaaaacaatctcaaaataagggacttgcCTCACCCAAAATAAGCGAAAACAAGCAATTTCCCCCCCTCTCTTTcctgcatacacacatacactgcttgGGCATATTTAGACTAAATGTCATCCCAAATTATCATGCAgcccaaattattttattttaattgtttgttttaatgacatATCTGCTTCTCTATCAAAAcctgcagcatcaaatctgtattaatgcatcatatcaaaCAACAATTCAATAATCtatttttcacaaaaatttaGAATTGGAAACAAatgaaaaatttactttttacctcaattATCTGGATTAattgtgtgcatgtacagtactgtgcaaaatgtttaggcagttgtgaaaaatgttgcatagtgagggtTTCTTCACAAATAGTGCcataattagttttcatttttttcaattaacataatccaaagtctagtaaacatcaaaaaaagctaattaatatttggtgtgaccaactttgccttcaaaacagcaccaattctactAGGGactcctggacacagtttttttttttttggttgttggcagatcttcttggagaatttgccacagttcttctatatatttaggctgtctcagttacttttgtctcttcatgtaatcccagactgactcaatgttcttTGGGGGGCTTTGTGGTCCATGCCTTCTGTTGCAGTGCTAACTGTTCTTCTATTATATACTAATTTATTTGAAGaaagaatgtttgggagtctaaaatgtatattacctaTTGACACTACACCTAAAGATATAAACAACAAtgaaaagacaaatgtttttgttaaacatcttttgcacagtactgtatatgtagtAATCCACAACGTGCAATgtagcaaagaaatgtgtgacagATTCCTTCAGGGTCAAAGCACAGGATTATCATGTATTTGGTTTGCTTTGATTTCCTGGAAAAATAAATTTACAGGAACTAAATAAACAGTCAttaaccagcatttaaaaataaagtttttactccagaacaattgaaagggactttgtttcTATTTCCGgttatgttctgcaaaaaaattaatttgaactTAATATATGGCTACATCCTTGTTATGTGAATTAAAGTTATGTggattaaagtcaacatgaaatcaaaatttaccTTATTTACTTTCTTTCTAAATGATACTGGTCTTAAATGTGGACATTTGACCTTCGTTCAAGTCAGTGCAACTCCAAAATGAATGTAAAGTCACGCAGCAATAGACAGTGAGACACTAGGCAGAGTGGTGCTGTCTTGGTATTTACTACTAGGGCCACAACAATGAGGATGGCCCGCTGGCctgggccagtgtgagagagtttaGTGCCAATTGACAGAACTACCACTTTCCCTATCAAACCAATGCTGTCTTTTCCCTAAATCATTCAAATGAAGtaatatttcaataaattacatttgttgatctttttaatgtgtttttaatgccTTGCACCTTATACATTTAGATTCCTGTCATGAACGTTGTTGCTGTGAATTCTGCTATTTTAAGCTTATTACCAAGGAAACATCatctagctggctaacatagcTAGCTGAAATGATCTAGCTGGCTAACACATGTTTTCTCGAAATGCaagaataactttttttttttttatttgtgctttactTTGAGCTTTGGTGTATTCATACATATCTTTAACTCTCTTTAACCCTTGTGGTTGAGGGCATCTTCAATGTCTACACAAGCATCTTTAACTATTATGACGCAAGAGTCCTGTGCCATTCCTAATTTGAACCCTCTGTGAAGACAAGGCTGAGATAAGCTTCCTGAGAGGGCTTGGAGTCTTGAACAAAGAAAGCTTCTGTACTGTTTCACTTTGACCTTGCACCTGCATGGTGATGGGAGTGTGGTTGATCTCTCCCAGACCTGGATGCTAAAGCTACTTGACTCCCCGAATACCTCAATCTCACAAATTAGCCCCATCTGCTTTGTGAGGATTGCTGTGTGACAGATGAAAGGCTTTGCACTTCGCAGGGCCAATTTATAGGGGTCGATGATCCACCTGGCTACATCGTTGGACACTGGCTGATAAAGGTAGATTTGCTCATCAAGatacccccccctccccccctccacacacacacacacacaat comes from Xyrauchen texanus isolate HMW12.3.18 chromosome 18, RBS_HiC_50CHRs, whole genome shotgun sequence and encodes:
- the ndp gene encoding norrin, whose amino-acid sequence is MRNQPGILLLLVTCPLLSILQGVTCKAESGHLGDSDPDRCMRHHFVETITHPIYKCNSKMVLLARCEGHCSHTSRSDPLISFSSVLKQPFKSTCFCCRPHTSKLKAVRLRCLGGTRITATYRYILACSCEECS